In the Clostridium beijerinckii genome, one interval contains:
- a CDS encoding RnfABCDGE type electron transport complex subunit D codes for MSSEIGVQESKVQGIKAKEADTQENSFTVSASPHIRCDESISKIMWNVNIALAPAAIFSIYYFGIPALINLVVGAASAVAFEYLVQKFRKKKITAFDGSAFLTGLLLAMCVSPTLPVYMIIAGSFVAIVIAKHSMGGLGYNIFNPAHIGRAALMVSWPVAMTTWTKMTTSVDVVSSATPLNILKQQGYSKLIETFGGNIELYKAMFIGTRNGSAGETSTILLIIGGAYLIYKGYIKWQVPVCMIGTVGIITWIFGPSGLFSGDPIFHMMAGGLIIGAFFMATDMVTAPITLKGQIIFAVGAGLITSLIRLIGGYPEGVCYSLLLMNAVTPLIDRFVKPKQFGARG; via the coding sequence ATGAGTTCCGAAATTGGAGTACAAGAAAGTAAAGTGCAAGGAATTAAAGCAAAAGAAGCTGATACACAGGAAAATAGTTTTACTGTATCAGCATCTCCACATATTCGTTGTGATGAATCAATCTCAAAGATAATGTGGAATGTAAACATAGCATTAGCACCAGCTGCTATTTTTTCTATATATTATTTTGGTATCCCTGCATTAATTAACTTAGTTGTTGGTGCAGCTTCAGCAGTTGCTTTTGAATATTTGGTTCAAAAATTCCGTAAAAAGAAGATCACAGCATTTGACGGAAGTGCATTTTTAACTGGCTTATTGCTAGCTATGTGTGTGTCCCCAACGTTACCTGTTTATATGATAATAGCGGGTTCGTTTGTAGCCATAGTAATAGCTAAGCATTCTATGGGTGGGCTTGGATATAATATTTTTAATCCAGCTCATATCGGAAGAGCAGCATTAATGGTATCTTGGCCAGTTGCAATGACAACATGGACAAAGATGACAACTTCAGTAGATGTTGTTAGCTCTGCTACACCATTGAACATATTAAAACAACAAGGATATTCTAAATTGATTGAAACTTTTGGTGGCAATATAGAATTGTATAAAGCTATGTTTATTGGCACAAGAAATGGAAGCGCAGGAGAAACTTCGACAATACTTCTTATAATTGGAGGCGCGTATCTTATATATAAGGGATATATAAAATGGCAAGTTCCTGTATGCATGATAGGAACAGTAGGAATAATAACCTGGATTTTCGGACCTTCAGGTTTATTTAGTGGTGATCCTATTTTCCATATGATGGCTGGAGGATTAATTATAGGTGCATTTTTTATGGCAACAGATATGGTTACAGCACCTATAACTTTAAAAGGGCAAATAATTTTTGCAGTGGGAGCTGGACTAATAACATCATTAATTAGATTAATAGGTGGTTATCCAGAAGGCGTTTGCTATTCGCTTTTACTTATGAATGCTGTAACACCACTAATAGATCGTTTTGTAAAGCCAAAACAATTTGGAGCAAGGGGGTAG
- the rsxC gene encoding electron transport complex subunit RsxC: MLKSFLGGIHPKDSKKYTSDKAIELPPLPETVTIPMSQHIGAPCTPIVKVGDIVKKGQVIATSEAFMHSPIHSSISGKVTSIAEMPHTSLVKCLSVVIKSDGLDEWVDGIPLERDWENLEKKEVLDIIKNAGIVGMGGATFPTHVKLSPNKEVDTFIVNAAECEPYLTADYRMMIEYADRIVTGVKIVMKTLGVSKGIIGIEDNKPEAVKVMKEAFKGTSVDIVALPTKYPQGAEKMLIKVLTSREVPSGGLPMDVGVVVQNVGTVIAIYDAVVNGIPIIQRVTTVSGDAIKEPKNLLLRIGTSFKEAISYCGGFSKTPEKLIMGGPMMGMAQFSLDVPVIKGVSGILALSKDAINSGEESPCIRCGRCVEACPMGLIPSMLSILGERHKFKEAKEEYNLLNCIECGSCVYTCPAKRNIVQYIKYSKSQNLAMAQKK; this comes from the coding sequence ATGTTAAAAAGTTTTCTCGGAGGAATTCATCCGAAAGACAGTAAAAAGTATACTTCTGATAAAGCCATTGAGTTACCACCATTACCTGAAACAGTAACTATTCCTATGAGCCAACATATTGGAGCACCATGTACACCTATAGTTAAAGTTGGGGATATAGTAAAAAAAGGACAGGTCATAGCAACTAGTGAAGCATTTATGCATAGTCCAATACATTCATCAATATCAGGAAAAGTTACAAGTATTGCAGAAATGCCACATACATCGTTAGTAAAATGCTTATCAGTTGTTATTAAAAGTGATGGGTTAGACGAATGGGTCGATGGAATACCATTAGAACGAGATTGGGAAAATCTTGAGAAGAAAGAAGTTCTTGATATCATAAAAAATGCTGGAATAGTTGGAATGGGTGGTGCTACATTTCCTACACACGTTAAACTTTCTCCAAACAAGGAAGTTGATACATTTATCGTAAATGCTGCTGAATGTGAGCCATACTTGACAGCAGACTATAGAATGATGATTGAATATGCTGACCGTATAGTAACTGGAGTCAAGATAGTTATGAAAACACTAGGAGTTAGCAAAGGAATTATAGGAATAGAAGATAATAAACCAGAAGCAGTAAAAGTTATGAAAGAAGCATTTAAGGGTACATCAGTTGACATTGTAGCTCTACCTACAAAGTATCCTCAAGGTGCAGAAAAGATGCTTATAAAAGTGCTTACAAGTCGAGAAGTTCCATCGGGTGGATTGCCTATGGATGTTGGAGTTGTTGTACAAAATGTTGGTACAGTTATAGCTATTTATGATGCAGTAGTAAATGGCATTCCAATAATTCAAAGAGTTACTACTGTTTCAGGAGATGCAATTAAGGAACCTAAAAATCTATTACTAAGAATAGGAACAAGTTTTAAAGAAGCCATAAGTTATTGTGGTGGATTTAGCAAAACGCCAGAAAAGCTAATTATGGGAGGGCCTATGATGGGAATGGCTCAATTTTCATTAGATGTTCCTGTAATTAAAGGTGTATCTGGAATTCTAGCATTAAGTAAAGATGCCATAAATTCTGGTGAGGAGTCCCCTTGTATAAGATGTGGAAGATGTGTTGAGGCGTGTCCTATGGGTCTAATCCCAAGTATGCTAAGCATATTAGGTGAACGTCATAAATTTAAAGAGGCCAAAGAGGAATATAATTTGCTAAATTGTATTGAATGTGGAAGTTGTGTTTATACATGTCCTGCAAAACGTAACATAGTTCAGTATATAAAATATTCAAAATCACAAAATTTAGCAATGGCACAAAAAAAGTAA
- a CDS encoding SoxR reducing system RseC family protein yields the protein MKTEQGLVIEVVGNSARIKVGRHSDCKNCGACPGSESLILEANNKIGAKPGQRVILEIKENNVLRAAFIVFILPLIALFIGVMLGGFIGQYIGVNKFMFQVIGGVVIFALSIVIVKHFDKASAANEKSKPVIIRIL from the coding sequence ATGAAAACAGAACAAGGCCTAGTAATTGAGGTGGTTGGAAATTCGGCGAGAATTAAAGTTGGCAGACATAGTGATTGCAAAAACTGTGGTGCTTGCCCGGGAAGCGAAAGCCTAATCTTAGAAGCGAATAATAAAATAGGAGCAAAGCCAGGGCAAAGAGTAATTCTTGAAATAAAAGAAAACAATGTTCTGAGAGCAGCTTTTATTGTATTTATTCTGCCGTTAATTGCTTTATTTATTGGTGTGATGTTAGGAGGTTTTATAGGTCAATATATAGGAGTTAATAAATTTATGTTCCAAGTGATTGGTGGGGTAGTTATATTTGCTTTATCTATTGTTATTGTAAAACATTTCGATAAGGCAAGTGCTGCAAATGAAAAGTCCAAGCCAGTAATTATTCGTATTTTATGA
- a CDS encoding electron transport complex protein RnfA, translating into MREYFTLFIGALLVNNFVLTKFVGLCIFFGVSKSLDASIGMGMAVTSVITLSSMLAWVVYSFVLLPYHLTFLTTIVFVILIASFVQLLELIIKKQAPTLYSMWGIYLLLIATNCIVLSVPLLSVESNYSFVKSVVFSIGSGMGFALALVLMASLREKLVYADVPKPLEGTGVAFILAGMLALAFLGFSGMI; encoded by the coding sequence ATGAGAGAGTATTTTACATTGTTTATAGGTGCGTTACTTGTAAATAATTTTGTTTTAACAAAATTTGTTGGACTTTGTATATTTTTTGGAGTTTCTAAAAGTTTAGATGCATCAATAGGCATGGGAATGGCAGTTACCTCTGTTATAACTCTAAGTTCAATGTTAGCATGGGTTGTATATAGTTTTGTACTTTTGCCATATCATTTGACATTCTTAACAACTATTGTTTTCGTAATACTTATAGCAAGTTTTGTGCAATTATTAGAATTAATTATAAAGAAACAAGCACCTACATTATACAGCATGTGGGGAATATATCTTCTTTTAATAGCAACAAACTGTATTGTATTATCAGTTCCATTATTAAGTGTTGAGTCAAACTACTCGTTTGTAAAAAGTGTAGTGTTCTCAATTGGATCAGGAATGGGATTTGCACTGGCCTTAGTACTTATGGCAAGTTTAAGAGAAAAGCTGGTTTATGCAGATGTGCCAAAACCACTAGAAGGAACAGGAGTTGCTTTTATATTAGCAGGTATGTTGGCATTGGCATTCTTGGGATTTTCAGGAATGATATAA
- a CDS encoding GNAT family N-acetyltransferase: MVEIKEGNHKFYIGDDEDNIKAVVTYMDSGENNIILDHTFVSPELRGKNIGQQLVKRVVDFARQHNKKIIPQCWFAEEEFVSHKEYEDVWFK; encoded by the coding sequence TTGGTTGAGATTAAGGAAGGTAATCATAAATTTTATATTGGAGATGACGAAGATAATATAAAAGCTGTAGTAACATATATGGATAGTGGAGAAAATAACATTATACTTGATCATACTTTTGTATCACCAGAACTTAGAGGAAAAAATATCGGTCAGCAACTGGTTAAAAGGGTCGTGGATTTTGCTAGACAACATAACAAAAAGATAATACCACAATGTTGGTTTGCAGAAGAGGAATTTGTTTCACATAAAGAATATGAAGATGTTTGGTTCAAATAA
- a CDS encoding YibE/F family protein — translation MTKNLLNKYLFKLDANIGKQPNKKTVLIILILIVVSLASLFFISTNENLYGNPIAKITSITENESKEENSTGKIEPMKNQKIEAIIMNGTFKGNSIELNNTTSFSQVNDLDLKVNDEIFISLQSNDNNEITSAKILDLKRDKNVIYMINIFIALILLVGGIKGFKSLVSVVVNILIVFSIIGLFSKGYDLAILSIIGSILFIIASLFIVSGKNKKTASAIIGTLAGTLTSMLIAGIVIKLNNWSGIHFEEMEFLTHPPEKIFFIELIIGTLGGIMDIAISISSAIDELYDKNPNIDSKSIIKSAREIGQDIMGTMSNTLVFAYLSGSMPIILLLLRNGLPITYIININLSLEFMRALIGSIGIVLSIPITIFTSIAILKKHKIGEA, via the coding sequence ATGACTAAGAATTTATTAAATAAGTACTTATTTAAATTAGATGCAAATATAGGTAAACAACCTAATAAAAAGACTGTTTTAATTATATTAATTTTAATTGTTGTATCTTTAGCTAGTTTGTTTTTTATTTCTACTAATGAAAATTTATATGGAAATCCAATAGCTAAAATAACATCAATAACCGAAAATGAATCCAAAGAAGAAAATTCTACTGGAAAAATAGAACCTATGAAAAATCAAAAAATTGAAGCTATTATTATGAATGGTACGTTTAAAGGAAATTCCATTGAACTTAATAATACAACATCATTTTCTCAAGTTAACGACTTAGATTTAAAAGTAAATGATGAAATTTTTATATCTCTGCAAAGTAACGATAATAATGAAATAACTTCTGCAAAAATTCTAGATCTAAAGAGGGACAAAAATGTTATTTATATGATAAACATTTTTATAGCTCTGATATTGCTCGTTGGAGGAATAAAAGGTTTTAAATCCTTAGTAAGTGTTGTTGTTAATATTTTAATTGTATTTTCAATAATTGGTCTATTTTCCAAAGGTTATGACTTAGCTATACTTTCTATAATAGGAAGTATACTTTTTATAATTGCTTCTTTATTTATAGTATCAGGAAAAAATAAAAAAACAGCTTCAGCCATAATTGGAACTTTAGCAGGTACTTTAACCTCCATGCTAATAGCTGGTATTGTGATTAAGTTAAATAATTGGAGTGGAATTCACTTTGAAGAAATGGAGTTTCTAACTCATCCTCCAGAAAAGATATTTTTCATTGAACTTATTATAGGTACACTAGGTGGAATAATGGATATTGCAATTTCTATATCTTCTGCCATAGATGAGCTTTATGATAAAAATCCTAATATTGATAGTAAGTCCATAATTAAATCTGCTCGAGAAATTGGACAAGATATTATGGGAACAATGTCAAATACATTAGTTTTTGCTTATCTAAGTGGTAGTATGCCAATAATATTACTTCTGCTTAGAAACGGGTTACCTATAACTTATATTATAAATATAAATCTTTCTCTAGAATTTATGAGAGCGCTTATTGGAAGCATCGGAATAGTTTTAAGTATTCCAATAACAATTTTTACATCTATTGCTATTCTAAAAAAACATAAGATTGGAGAAGCTTAA
- a CDS encoding LacI family DNA-binding transcriptional regulator, translating into MATTIKDIAKALGISHSTVSRVLTGSKSVNEKTKEAVLNAVKELNYIPNMNARSLKIDKAYNIGVFFSTISNGTSPFVFQTVINNVYKNIDKKYNVIVKGIDMYEKNTINPKNYDGILVVSQKIDDDDFIREILEKEIPIVVINRKVNHDVINVYTDESVGVYKGVEELIKNGHKDIAIIEGAINFDSTKMRREGYLKAFNNYNIKLDKNLVLNGNFTVKSGYEKANELIEMNEKFSAIFAFNDEMATGAIKAITEHGLRVPEDISILGFDGNEIGRFITPSITTIKRPIGEIARIATDLLLRLLNNEQDITTKKIYIESELELGNSIKDLN; encoded by the coding sequence ATGGCTACTACGATTAAAGATATAGCGAAAGCACTAGGAATATCACATTCAACTGTTTCAAGAGTACTGACTGGATCTAAATCTGTAAATGAAAAGACCAAAGAGGCTGTACTTAATGCAGTTAAAGAGCTAAACTATATTCCTAATATGAATGCGAGGAGTTTAAAGATAGATAAAGCTTATAATATTGGTGTATTTTTTTCAACTATAAGTAATGGAACCTCACCATTTGTATTTCAAACTGTTATAAATAATGTGTACAAGAATATAGACAAAAAGTATAATGTCATTGTTAAAGGAATAGATATGTATGAAAAAAATACTATAAATCCTAAAAATTATGATGGAATACTAGTAGTAAGTCAAAAAATAGATGATGATGATTTTATTAGAGAAATATTAGAGAAAGAGATACCTATTGTAGTCATAAATAGAAAGGTAAATCATGATGTTATAAATGTATATACAGATGAGAGTGTTGGGGTGTATAAGGGAGTAGAGGAATTAATAAAAAATGGTCATAAGGATATTGCAATAATAGAAGGAGCAATCAATTTCGATTCAACTAAAATGAGGCGAGAGGGATACTTAAAAGCTTTCAATAACTATAATATTAAATTGGACAAAAATCTGGTGCTAAATGGGAACTTTACTGTCAAAAGTGGATATGAAAAAGCTAATGAATTAATAGAAATGAATGAAAAGTTTTCAGCCATATTTGCTTTTAATGATGAAATGGCAACTGGGGCAATAAAAGCTATTACAGAGCATGGATTAAGGGTTCCAGAAGATATTTCAATACTAGGATTTGATGGGAATGAAATTGGCAGATTTATTACTCCAAGTATTACAACAATTAAAAGGCCTATAGGAGAAATAGCAAGAATTGCCACTGACTTGCTTTTAAGATTGCTAAATAATGAACAAGATATAACAACTAAGAAAATATATATAGAATCAGAATTGGAACTAGGCAATTCAATTAAAGATTTAAATTAG
- the rnfB gene encoding RnfABCDGE type electron transport complex subunit B: MFTVIMVLVVLGGIGAVFGFILAFANRKFAMEVNPLIHEVEDILPKGQCGACGYAGCAAYAEAVVMKDDVPPNLCVPGKDAVAKLVAEITGKKAEEVEPRIAHVRCKGTSEKAALSYKYKGVHDCKAASLIQGGPKGCKHGCIGFGTCVSSCPFGAMTMGENGLPVVNRKKCTGCGKCEESCPKNVIQMISINARVKVDCNSKDKGAIARKLCSAACIGCGLCAKNCSYGAIQVQNNLAVVDQKICAEKCSEATCLAKCPTGAIKVANELIANKNSDTVKVTI; this comes from the coding sequence ATGTTTACTGTTATAATGGTTTTAGTGGTTCTTGGAGGAATAGGTGCGGTTTTTGGTTTTATCTTAGCATTTGCAAATAGAAAATTTGCTATGGAGGTGAATCCACTAATTCATGAAGTAGAAGATATTCTTCCTAAAGGACAATGTGGTGCATGCGGCTATGCGGGATGTGCAGCATATGCAGAAGCAGTAGTTATGAAAGATGATGTTCCTCCTAATTTATGCGTTCCAGGAAAGGATGCTGTAGCAAAACTTGTAGCAGAAATTACAGGTAAAAAAGCAGAAGAAGTGGAACCAAGAATAGCTCATGTTAGATGCAAAGGAACAAGTGAAAAAGCAGCATTAAGTTATAAATACAAAGGAGTTCATGATTGTAAGGCAGCAAGCCTAATACAAGGAGGACCAAAAGGATGTAAGCATGGATGTATTGGATTTGGGACTTGCGTAAGCAGTTGTCCTTTTGGAGCCATGACAATGGGAGAAAATGGACTTCCAGTTGTTAATAGAAAAAAATGTACTGGTTGTGGTAAGTGTGAAGAATCATGTCCTAAAAATGTGATTCAAATGATCTCAATAAATGCTAGAGTAAAAGTTGATTGTAATTCAAAAGATAAGGGAGCTATTGCTAGAAAGTTATGTAGTGCTGCTTGTATAGGCTGTGGACTTTGTGCAAAGAATTGCAGCTATGGAGCTATTCAAGTTCAAAATAATCTCGCAGTGGTGGATCAGAAAATATGTGCTGAAAAATGCAGTGAAGCAACATGTTTGGCAAAATGTCCAACAGGAGCAATAAAAGTTGCGAATGAATTAATTGCTAATAAAAATTCAGACACAGTAAAAGTTACAATTTAA
- the argF gene encoding ornithine carbamoyltransferase — translation MAVNLRGRSFLKLLDFKPEEIRYLLDLSKELKTLKRTGILHDKLKGKNIVLLFEKTSTRTRCSFEVAGRDLGMGVTYLDSAGSQMGKKESIADTARVLGRMYDGIEYRGFSQEIVEELAKYAGVPVWNGLTDEFHPTQMIADLLTIEEKLGRLKGVNFVYMGDARNNMGNSLMVACAKMGLNFTACAPKELFPSEELVEKCKEIAQEAGGTITLTEDVNKGTKNADVIYTDVWVSMGEPDEVWESRLKLLSPYQVNKDVMNNANENAIFMHCLPAYHDLKTKVGKDVGEKFGMTALEVTDEVFEGKQSVVFDEAENRMHSIKAIMLATIGA, via the coding sequence ATGGCAGTAAATTTAAGGGGAAGAAGTTTTTTAAAGTTATTAGATTTTAAACCAGAAGAGATTAGATATCTGTTAGATTTGTCTAAGGAATTAAAAACATTAAAAAGAACTGGGATTTTACATGATAAGCTGAAAGGTAAGAACATAGTGTTATTATTTGAAAAGACATCTACAAGAACAAGATGTTCATTTGAAGTGGCTGGAAGAGATTTAGGGATGGGGGTTACATACCTAGATTCAGCAGGATCTCAAATGGGAAAAAAAGAAAGTATAGCAGATACAGCAAGGGTTCTTGGGAGAATGTATGACGGAATAGAGTATAGAGGTTTTAGTCAGGAAATAGTTGAAGAATTGGCTAAGTATGCAGGAGTTCCAGTATGGAATGGATTAACTGATGAATTTCATCCAACTCAAATGATTGCAGACCTTCTAACAATAGAAGAGAAACTTGGAAGACTAAAAGGTGTTAATTTTGTCTATATGGGAGATGCAAGAAATAATATGGGAAACTCTCTCATGGTAGCTTGTGCAAAGATGGGCTTAAATTTCACTGCTTGTGCACCTAAAGAATTATTTCCATCAGAAGAGTTAGTGGAAAAATGTAAGGAGATAGCTCAGGAAGCTGGAGGTACGATAACTTTAACAGAAGATGTTAATAAAGGAACTAAAAATGCAGATGTGATCTATACTGATGTATGGGTATCAATGGGTGAACCAGATGAAGTTTGGGAAAGTCGACTAAAATTGTTGAGCCCATATCAAGTAAACAAGGATGTTATGAATAATGCAAATGAAAACGCAATATTTATGCATTGTTTACCGGCTTACCATGATTTAAAAACTAAAGTGGGAAAAGATGTAGGAGAAAAATTTGGCATGACTGCATTGGAAGTTACGGATGAAGTATTCGAAGGAAAACAATCTGTAGTATTTGACGAAGCAGAAAATAGAATGCATTCTATAAAAGCGATAATGTTAGCAACAATTGGTGCATAA
- a CDS encoding RnfABCDGE type electron transport complex subunit G — MSNEHAINKEYSIFQIAINLIITCLASGLIIGLVYYVTAPIASEKREISKQESMRALVSDADNFKAVPDKTDWFTAEKGGKVIAYVVPGESRGYGGEIKMLVAITPAGEVIDYKILAHNETPGLGDNASKEPFRSQFKGKKEANLTVTKDASDKDDIQAMTGATISSRAVTLAVKNAVHEVTEFAGGK; from the coding sequence ATGTCCAATGAACATGCTATTAATAAGGAGTATTCTATTTTTCAGATAGCGATAAATTTAATAATAACTTGCTTGGCATCTGGTTTAATAATAGGACTAGTATATTATGTTACGGCACCAATTGCATCTGAAAAGAGAGAAATATCAAAACAAGAATCTATGAGAGCATTAGTTAGTGATGCCGATAATTTCAAGGCTGTTCCAGATAAGACTGATTGGTTTACAGCCGAAAAAGGCGGTAAAGTAATTGCATATGTAGTTCCAGGAGAAAGCAGAGGATATGGTGGAGAAATTAAAATGCTTGTAGCTATTACACCAGCAGGAGAAGTAATAGATTATAAGATACTAGCACATAATGAAACTCCAGGTCTAGGAGATAATGCTTCAAAAGAACCTTTTAGAAGTCAATTTAAAGGAAAAAAAGAAGCAAATTTAACAGTTACAAAAGATGCTTCTGATAAAGATGATATTCAAGCTATGACAGGCGCAACTATTTCATCTAGAGCTGTAACATTAGCTGTCAAAAATGCTGTGCATGAAGTAACAGAGTTTGCAGGAGGTAAATAA
- the rsxE gene encoding electron transport complex subunit RsxE, producing MKEKWKIFSKGLYDENPIFMLCLSLCPALAVTSSVINGFTMGLCVTFVITSNNVVVSLTRKFVNPKVRVPVYITFIATIVTVVELALQAISPELYSALGIYLDLVVVFAIILARAEVFASKNKVFPSFLDGFGMGCGFTLAMLSISVIRELLGSGSILGVKILGSWYNAPLIMILPAGAFILIGYMIGAIKLHNAHKEAKKIEGSEA from the coding sequence ATGAAGGAAAAGTGGAAAATTTTTAGCAAGGGTTTGTACGATGAAAATCCAATATTTATGTTATGCTTAAGTCTTTGTCCTGCATTAGCTGTTACATCATCAGTGATAAATGGTTTTACTATGGGCTTATGTGTAACTTTCGTTATTACAAGCAATAACGTAGTTGTATCGCTTACAAGAAAATTTGTAAACCCAAAGGTTAGAGTACCAGTTTATATTACATTTATAGCTACTATAGTTACCGTTGTAGAACTTGCATTGCAGGCAATATCACCTGAATTATATAGTGCTCTTGGTATTTATTTAGACTTAGTAGTTGTTTTTGCTATAATACTTGCAAGAGCAGAGGTATTCGCATCAAAAAATAAAGTGTTTCCATCATTCTTAGATGGATTTGGAATGGGATGTGGTTTTACATTAGCTATGCTTTCAATATCTGTAATAAGAGAGCTTTTAGGAAGTGGATCAATTCTTGGGGTTAAAATACTAGGCTCATGGTACAACGCGCCTTTAATTATGATACTACCAGCTGGTGCATTTATACTAATAGGTTACATGATAGGAGCAATAAAGCTCCACAATGCACATAAAGAAGCTAAAAAAATAGAAGGAAGTGAAGCATAA
- a CDS encoding NusG domain II-containing protein — protein sequence MFKKWDIIIIVILLCISLIPELVFGVIMGKHYNGTYAEITIDGKFYKKINLSEHRGEDQIDIKTSYGDNIIDVKDKSIKVIDADCKDKICVRSGFISEPGQIIVCLPHKLMIEIKSSDIMANSLRCLNE from the coding sequence ATGTTTAAAAAATGGGATATAATTATAATAGTTATTCTACTATGTATATCACTTATTCCTGAACTTGTTTTTGGGGTAATAATGGGCAAACATTACAATGGAACATATGCTGAGATAACTATAGACGGTAAATTTTATAAGAAAATCAACCTATCTGAGCATAGAGGTGAGGACCAAATAGATATTAAAACTTCATACGGTGATAATATAATAGACGTCAAAGATAAATCTATTAAAGTAATAGATGCCGATTGCAAGGATAAAATATGCGTTAGATCTGGATTTATATCAGAACCAGGCCAAATTATAGTTTGTCTTCCACATAAACTTATGATTGAAATAAAAAGCAGTGATATAATGGCAAACAGTTTGAGGTGTTTAAATGAATAA
- a CDS encoding Gx transporter family protein, with protein sequence MNKTFRIVFIGILVSQALALYTIESMIPVPFIAPGAKLGLTNLITVIALYILNNKKDVFLIIILRLLLSTMFGGNLSTLMYGAVGALLSFYIMLFVKNIWKDKVSIIGVSAAGAFFHNVGQLIVAAIIVQNIAVTLYLPILSIAGIGTGIFIGITSNFIVKHMSKLPFFNDLNISQ encoded by the coding sequence ATGAATAAAACTTTTCGTATAGTATTTATAGGTATTCTAGTATCACAAGCTTTGGCTTTGTATACAATTGAAAGTATGATTCCTGTTCCATTTATTGCACCTGGTGCAAAACTTGGGTTAACTAATTTAATTACTGTCATAGCATTATACATATTGAATAATAAAAAAGATGTTTTTTTAATTATAATATTAAGGCTTCTTCTTTCAACTATGTTTGGTGGAAATCTCTCTACACTTATGTATGGTGCTGTTGGAGCGTTGCTTAGTTTTTATATAATGCTTTTCGTAAAAAATATTTGGAAAGATAAAGTTAGTATAATAGGTGTAAGTGCTGCTGGTGCATTTTTCCACAACGTAGGACAATTAATTGTAGCCGCAATTATAGTTCAAAATATTGCAGTTACACTTTATTTACCAATTTTATCTATAGCCGGAATTGGTACAGGTATTTTTATTGGTATAACTTCCAATTTTATAGTCAAACATATGTCCAAGCTTCCTTTCTTTAATGATTTAAATATTAGTCAATGA